In Pseudomonas lutea, the genomic stretch ACCCATACTGCCTAGCCAGCTTGAACCACGTGGCCTTGCTGGAGTTGCAGTACGCGGTCAAATCCATGCAGGCCGGCATCTCGGATAAAGCACGTGAATCGCGCCCGACGCCACGCGGCGCGCGCCCTTCCGGATCGAACCGAGCGAGACACCTCAATCGAACCAATGCAGCCAGACACCGCAAGAAAAAATTTACCTAACAATCGTTAGATAGGTGTTGACGTGGGTCAGCTGCTTCGCTAAGGTTTATCTACCTAACGAGTGTTAGGTAGACAAACCACCTCTTTTGCAGGATTAACCATGACTACTCAACTCCAGCTTTTCACTTCACCTTCGGCCTTCCCTAACCCGCAGCGTCTGCGCCTGTTCATGCACGAAAAGGGCATCGCTGACCAATTTGCCGAGACCATCTACGACATGTCCCCTGTCGGCGAACAGCGTGGCTGGCGTCATTTGAATATGAACCCGTGGGGCGAAACGCCCACCCTTCAACTGGCTGACGGAAGCTACATTTCAGAAACGGCTGCCATCGTTCGTTATCTCGATCAGGAGTATCCCGGTCGCAAGATCATGGGAGCGACCCCACTGGAACAGGGTCTGGACAACATGTGGGATAACCGGGTGTGGGTGCACATCCTGTACCGCATCGTTACCGCGTTCCATGTGTTGCACACCGGGCTCGGCTTCAAGCTGGAACTGACCAAAAACGAAGCCTGGGGCGAGCACTGCCGTAAGGAAGCGTTGGCTCACGCTGCACTGGTCAATCGTCATTTGTCAGACGGACGCGAATGGCTGCTGGGCGGCGATGCCCCGACCTTCTCGGACATTACTCTGGCAACCGCGATCGCCTTCTCGAAATTTCCGGTCAACGCTACCCCATTGGATGAGCGTTTTGAGTTCCTGGACGCGTACTGGCAGCGCTGGACCAAGCGTCCGAGCTTCCAGGCTGCCTACGCTGATGGCAACAGCGGCATTCCTGAACTGGATTCGCCAGCCCAATAACGGTATCTCAATGGAAACTCCGTACGCCGAGATCGCCACACGCAGGCTTTCTCGGTGACGGCAGTGGTCTCCTTGGTATCGGATGACGATGCCGCCTGCTGAACCTTAATGGAACGGCTGCTGTTAAACATCCAACTCGCCTTGAGCTCGCTGCTCTCAATGGCAATCTACCGGTCACACAGCAGGCCTTTGCTGTAAATTAGCCACCCTGTTTAAGAGATCGTCCCAAGACGAAAGGCATCAAGATGAGCGTCAACGCCAAAGAGGCCATTTTGCTGGCTGCCAAGAAAATCGCCCAATCGCAGGGCTACAACGGTTTGAATTTCCGCGACCTTGCGCAAGCCGTTGGTATCAAAGCGGCGAGTATTTACTACCATTTCCCAAGCAAAGCCGACCTGGGCATTGCCGTAGCCAAACGGTATTGGGAGGACGGCGCGCTCGCGCTCGAGACGATCGAATCTGAAAGCTCTTCCCCGATCGAGGCCTTGCGTCGCTTTCCCGAGATCTTCCGCAGATCGCTTGAGGCCGACAATCGTCTCTGCCTGGGGAGCTTCATGGGGGCTGAAACCGACACTCTGCCCACCGAGATGACGAAAGAAATTCAGACCTTTGCTGATGTGAACATTGCGTGGCTAACCAAGCTTCTATTGGCTGCGAAGGTGTGCGAACCCAGTGAGAGTGAATCCCGAGCACGTGCCATTTTTTCCGCTATTGTCGGTGCCCAGCTCTTCGCCAGAAGTCGCTCGGACATCTCGCTTTTCGATGCCCTGGTCGATTCGTACCGCGCGTATGGGCCGTTGCCGGCGTAGCAGCTGAGAATGACTCCCGTGGGGCGATCATTCAGCTGAGCCAGTGTTTTTGCGGTGTTGGGTTTTGTGGCAGCGTGCGGCATGAGTAACAAGCTCTACATTGAAACCGGGCAGAAGCCGCCGCTCGCCACCCATACAACCACAGCCACCTCAAACGAAAGGTGACGCCCGGGGGCCGTCTATGACGCGCACCGGGCGATTTCCATTTACAACACCTTTAGCACGATCTTGCCGACATGGTCGCCCTGTTCCATTCGCTGATGCGCTTGTGCTGCGTCGGCGAGCGGGAAGACACGGTCGATGATAGCCAGGCATTCGCCTTGACTGAGCAACGGCCAGACATTGGCCCGTATGGCGCGAGCTATCTCGGCTTTTTCCTCCGCGCTGCGCGAACGCATCATCGACCCTGTCACCGAGCCTTGCTTTTCCATCAACGCCAGCAGATTGAAGTCCTTGACGGAGCTGCCGCCCAGAAAGCCGATAACGACCAGTCGGCGGCGTCGCGCAAGTGACGCCACGTTGTTCTCGACCCAAGGCATGCTGCAGCCCTACCCTAACCTTGCCGCCTGGATCGAGCGATTCCAGGCGCGGCCGGCATACATCGCAGCGGTGGCAAAGGGCGGTGATTATAAGTTTGCGGGATAAAGCTCAAAACCTTCTGAGTGGGTGATCATTCATCTACAGATTCCGTACGCGGCTAAAGCACGCTACGTTCCATCCACGGTCCCATCCCTGGATGCACGTCGACGGGGTCGGGCTCTGTGTGCGGGAGCGGGTTCGTGCCCTGCCGGTCGGCTCTGACTGTTCGTTCTCCGTGCCGCAGCTAAGCACATTGAAGCTGCCATGCGGCCCCTCTTCAATTTTGCGAGCAAGCGGCGAATCGCCTACACACGTCGAAGCGCTGATCCAGGTCAGCCATGCGTGCCTGATGTGCGCTCAGCGTTTCCCTCAACAGTTCCTCGTGGGTTCGGTAGTAATACTCAAGCATTGAATTATTCGTGCGCATCGCCTCGCTGCGGTCGGCTGCTTGTCCCTCTGGCACAAGCTTCAGCATTTCGGGAGTTTCGAGCAGACTTAGGTGCTTGGTGTAGTAATCCTTGTAAAGCTGCAATGAACGCGTTTTGGTGGCCTTGAGTTCATTGCCGAACTGCTCCAGATTCTTGCGATATTCGGTCCAATAGGTGTCTGGCATCGTGAACCCCAGGCGCTGCTTGCGTTCCTCTTCAGACTTATCAATCACAGCGGTCGGGAATGACGAGTCATCGGCGTCGGGCCGCATTTTCGCGATGACGCTGGCGTCCACAATCTGCGCGATCATTGCTGCACGCTCCGCTGATTGAGCCGGTGCTTCAGCGCTTTTGGGAAAAAGCGGACCGCGGCCAGCGCAGGCGGGCAGCCCTTTGTCGGTGAGCGCAATCGGCAGGCGCATGACTTTGCCGTCAATCTCGCGCAGCCGGCTAAGAGACACTTGGCACCTATTGCCGAAATAGCGGAAGTCCGCTTCGTACTCGCCGCCGCTCTGCGGCGTGAAGTTGAACCCTACGGTGCACACGCTACCGGTGCTTAGCGTGTTGGCACGTGCGAACAATTCACGGTTTGGCTGCAAGCGCACCTCAAGATAAGCCTTGGCGTCGCTTGGCGCCGCAGCGCTCATGACGGCTCGCCGTCGCGTATTGGCAAGAAACAGATTATTGAGAATGCCTGTGGTTTGGCCGCCGCAGTGTTCGGCGTCGAAGATATCCAGCGTGGCGCTTTCGTTGGTACTGATAAACCGCAGTTTCGCTGCATCCGGTGCGGTGGCATCCACGAAGGTGCCGTTGACACTGCAACCGCCGAGCAAGAGCGCAGCAATACCTACAGCGGCACGGAGGTGTCGTTGGAAAAGAATGAACATGAAAATGTATCGTCCTTGATGTACAAAGCGGCTAAGGGCCATCATGCTAATCAAGCCAGTCGCAGCCGTCCAGCGCGGCTTTCGCCATCGTCTACGTCTTGTTCAGTTCTCACCGAGGATTTGGAATGCTTTGCTCGCAACACCTCTTTGCAATAAGCCTGATTGGCTCATTGGTCGGTTGCTCGTCCTTACCTGCCGAAATGGCGTTGAATTCCCCCGTATACGATGAGAAGAACGCGGGTTTGGTAGTCGGCGCGCTGCTGGAGGGCGGTCCCTACGGGACGTACCTCGAATTTCGCGATACCAAGAGCAACCAAACCTATGGCTGGGGTCCCAAGGATGATTATGCTGCCTGGTTGCCCGCCGGTGACTATGAGGTCAGCGGCTTGGGAAATCGCCAAGGCCTCATGGGCGCTTATTCCAAACCGTTGCGTTTCACGGTCACCCAAGGGCAGCTGAATTATCTTGGCGAGATGGTGTATGGCTGCTCAGCTGTCGCACAACCGGTTGCAGTGTACGGCGTTAAAAACTGCGGCTTTTTGGCATTAGGCGAATGCAGCGTGCCGCGACCCAGCGTGAACGTGTGTGTGGTGGACCGCCAAGACCAGGCGATCAGGCATTTTTTGCAGGAGCATCCCGAACGTCAGGCATTACCCGTGCATAACGCCGTGATGTCCCGTCGCTAAGTCCGACCTTCGAAGGTCTGGCTGTTCGGCTGAAAGTCCTCACTCCTTCACCCCCATAGGCAGCCGCATGGTCATGCGCAGCCCCTGCCCCGTGTTCTCGGCCCACAGATCGCCGCCTTGCAGCCGCAGCGAATTGCGCGCGATGCTCAAGCCCAGTCCGAAACCGCCGTCACCGGGACGCGCGCCGTCCAGGCGGATGAACGGCGCGAAGATGCGCTCCAGGTCGCCTTCGTCGATGCCGCCGCCTTCGTCTTCCAGCCAGAGCAGCCAGTCATCTCCGTCACGACGCCCGTCCAGGCGCACGATCCCTTGCGGGGGTGAATGCCGGATGGCGTTGCGCAGAATGTTTTCCAGCGCCTGTGCCAGCGTATTGAGATGGCCACTCACCCAGCATTCGCTGTCCAGATCGCAACGCAATTGGCGGGACGGCCAGCAGGTTTCGAAACAGGCGTCATCGACGAGCATTTCCCAAAGCGCCACAACCTGAATATCTTCACCGGGAAGTTTTTCGCGTTCGGTGTCCAGCCATGCCAGTTGCAGGGTGTCATCCACCAGCCGGCGCATGCCGTCGACCTCACGCCGCAAGCGCTCGCGCAGTTCAGGCAGGCCTTGCTCGCTGTCGCACGCCACCCGCAGGCGACTGAGCGGTGTGCGCAGTTCATGGGAAAGGTCACGCAGCAATTGCTGTTGAACCTGCACGGTGGAATGCAGGCGCGCGGCCATGTGATCAAACGCGCGGTTCAGCTCGCCCAGTTCGTCGCGGCGCCCGGTCATTTGCGGGGAGAGACGGCTGGACAGTCGGTCGGCACGCCAGGCGTTGGCCTGTTCGCGCAGTTGATTGAGCGGGCGAATCAGCAGACGGTACAGCCCGACGCACAACAGCAAGGTGAAGAGCGCAGGAATCAGCACGTTGGTGAGCATTTGCCCGATGAGCGCGTATCGACCTGGCTTGAAGCGTTCGGGTAATTCGATCACCAGACTGCCTGCGTCGGGGTTGCCGGGGAAGGCAATCTTGAGCCAGGGCACGGTCTTTTGGCGTGTGCTCATGGGCCAGTCAATGCCGCGCATGAAGGTCATGTGTTGCGACTGATCCCTTGTAAGCGGCGCGCTGCCCAGTGGCTGCAAATCGCTGCCGATCACTGTGATCCAGACGTCTTCCTGCTGACGAATGTGCGTCAGCCATGTGTCGATGCCCGCTCGGCCGCCGGTCTCCCATGCCTGTTCAGCCTGGGCCGCATAGCCATTGAGTACCCTATGGGCTTCGGCGCTCAGGTAAGCGTTGCGGGTCTCGATGTAGCGGCCCCAATACCAGCTCAGCCAGATCATCAGCAGGCAGAATCCCACCAACAGAATGGCCAGTTTCCAGAACAGCGAATGGCGGCCGGGCAGCCGTTTGCGCACCTCAGGCATCCAGCACGACCGCCGTCAACACATAGCCTTTGCCCCAGACTGTGCGCACCTGCCGCGCCTGGTATCCGATGGCCTTGAGCTTGCGGCGAATCTGGCTGATGTGCATGTCCAGGCTGCGGTCATGCTGTGAGTAGCCGCGCTGGAGCACATGCTGATAGAGAAAGGCCTTGCTGAGGACGTCTTCGGGATTGCGCCAGAGGGTGTCGAGCAAGCGGAACTCGGTGCCGGTCAACTGTGCCGGGGCCCCCGCGAACAACACGTCGCAACGCCCTTCGTCGAACGTCAGGCCGTGCGCATCTTCGGTGTCGTCATCGGGCTCCGGCGGGCTTACCGTCAGCGCGTGAAAACGTCGCTCGAGTTCGACCCGACGCAGGATGGCCTCGATGCGCACTCGCAGCTCATCGACGCTGAAGGGTTTGGGCAGGTAATCGTCGGCACCGTTCTGAAAGCCGGTGATGCGGTCAGCCTCGGCACCCAGCGCCGACATCAGGATGATCGGCATGCTGTGGCGACGCCGCAGGTGGGTAAGGATGTCGAGGCCGTTCATGCCCGGCAGCAAGATGTCCATCAGCACGACGTCGAACGGCTCTCGCTGCGCGCAGGCCAGCCCTTCGGCGCCATTCTGGCACCAGGTCACCTGAAACCCGCAGCGGTCAAGCTGCTCGTGGACAAAGGCACCGAGCACGGGGTCATCCTCGATGGCGAGTATGTGGGGGCGATGGAGGGTGGCGGGAGTCATTGGCGTCTGCGACTGATTCTCAAGACGCGGATTATTCAAGATTGAGCGTGCCGGGGCAATGCTGGCCCGCCGGTGCCGTGCGCTTTCCAGTGCTGCTGCGGTCAGGGAACAAGGCAACTGGGACACCGTCGATTTTCTCGGTGTCACGTCCAATGCCTTCCCGGCTAAAGCCGGTCCCACAATGCGTACGCGTTTGAATAGTGGAACCGGCTTCAGCAGGTGCCATCAGGCTTGCGCATTCCTGTAGTGGAACCGGCTTCAGCAGGTGCCATCAGGCGTGCGCGTTCCTGCAGTGGGAACGGCTTGAGCAGGTCCCATAGGCCTACGCGTTTTTATAGTGGGACCGGCTTCAGCCGGGAAGAGGCCAGTTTGCGCACCCTCCATTGCGCGGTGTGATGACTGTCGCTTTTCCCCACCTAAAGCGACTGCCGCGTGGGCAGCGTTCCGTCCATCAGATGCTCGTGTGGTTCATCGGGTCAACCCTGGGGAAGCGCAAATGACTACACTGCGCAGATGATCAAGCGTTACGCGCCGCATTGACGCAGCCGTTGCTTGGATTCGTCGGAATTGCTGGAGAACACGTGTGCTGAGAAAAGTGGGCATCAAAGGCCGCGTCATGCTGCTGACCCTGGTGCCGGCCTGCATGATGGCGGCATTGCTCGGGGGCTATTTCACCTGGATGCAACTGTCCGAGTTGCAGACCCAACTGCTCAAGCGTGGCGAGATGATCGCCAACGAGCTGGCGCCCCTGTCTGCCGGTGCGCTGGCTGATGGTGATCAGGCCATGCTGGAGCGTATCGCCGGGCAAGTGCTGGAGCAGGCCGACGTGCGCGCGGTGTCGTTCCTCGACGCCGACCGCGCCATGTTGGCGCACGCCGGGCCGAGCATGATCAACCAGGCCCCGGTCGGTAATAGCTCCCGCATACAGCAGCGTTCGGAAAACGACGCCACGCGCTACCTGATGCCGGTGTTCGGGCGAAGTCGCCACCTGACCGGCAATGTCGTTCCGGCCGAGGCCGACCGCCTGCTGGGCTGGGTCGAACTGGAGCTTTCACACAACGGGACGCTGTTGCGCGGCTATCGCAGTCTGTTCGCCAGCCTGATCCTGATTCTCATCGGTCTGGGTCTGACCGCCATGCTGGCGTTGCGCATGAGCCGCACCATCAATGGGCCGATCACGCAGATCAAACACGTGGTCGCGCAGCTCAAAGACGGCAACCTCGAAGCACGGCTGCCGCCGATGGGCAGTTACGAACTCGACCAGCTGGGCTCGGGCATCAACCGCATGGCGGCGACGCTGCAGAACGCCCAGGAGGAATTGCAGCACAGCATCGAGCAGGCTACAGAAGACGTACGCCAGAATCTGGAAACCATCGAGATCCAGAACATCGAGCTGGACCTCGCCCGCAAGGAGGCCCTGGAGGCCAGTCGGATCAAGTCCGAGTTTCTGGCGAACATGAGCCATGAAATCCGCACGCCGCTCAACGGCATTCTCGGTTTCACCCACCTGTTGCAGAAAAGCGAGCTCACGCCGCGCCAGTACGACTATCTGGGTACCATCGAAAAATCTGCCGACAACCTGCTGAGCATCATCAACGAGATTCTCGATTTCTCGAAGATCGAGGCCGGCAAGCTGGTGCTCGACGCAATCCCGTTCAACCTGCGCGACCTGTTGCAGGACACACTGACCATTCTTGCCCCCGCGGCCCACGCCAAACAGCTGGAGCTGGTGAGCCTGGTCTACCGCGACACGCCGCTGTCACTGGTCGGGGACCCACTGCGGCTGAGGCAGATTCTGACCAATCTAGTCAGCAACGCGATCAAGTTCACCCGCGAGGGGACCATCGTCGCGCGGGCGATGCTGGAGGAAGAGCACGACACCACCGTGCAACTGCGCATCAGCGTGCAGGACACCGGCATCGGGCTGTCCAGTCAGGACGTGCGTGCGCTGTTTCAGGCGTTCAGCCAGGCAGACAACTCGCTGTCGCGCCACTCCGGCGGGACCGGGCTGGGGCTGGTGATTTCCAAGCGGCTGGTCGAACAGATGGGCGGCGAAATCGGCGTCGAGAGCACGCCGGGCGAAGGCTCTGAATTCTGGATCAGCCTGACGCTGCCGAAGACCCGCGACGACCTCGAAGACCTGCCCGCCCCGCCGCTGCTGGGCCGGCGCGTAGCGGTGCTGGAGCATCACGACCTGTCACGCCAGGCGCTTGAGCACCAGTTGGAGGACTGCGGCCTGCAGCCGATGGTCTTCAACAATCTGGAGAACCTCATCAACGGCGTAACGGTGGTGCATCAGACGCCCCACGCCATCGACATGGCCGTGTTGGGGGTGACCGCCCACGAACTGCCACCCGAGCGCCTGCGCCAGCAAATCTGGGACCTGGAAAACCTCAATTGCAAGGTGCTGGTGCTGTGCCCGACCACCGAGCAGGCGCTGTATCAATTGTCGGTGCCTGATGCGTACAACCAGCTGCAAGCCAAGCCGGCCTGTACGCGCAAGTTGCGCCGCGCCCTGTCGGAGCTGATCAATCCCAAGCAGTTGCGCAACGAGGTGCCGGAGCCGCTGTCGAGCCGGCCGCCGCGCATTCTGTGCGTCGACGACAACCCGGCGAACCTGCTGCTGGTGCAGACGTTGCTCGAAGACATGGGCGCGAAAGTGATGGCGGTCGACAGCGGTTACGCAGCCGTGCAGGCGGTGCAGGACGAACCTTTCGATCTGGTGTTGATGGACGTGCAAATGCCGGGCATGGACGGCCGTCAGGCGACCGAGGCGATTCGCGGCTGGGAAAGCGAGCGCCAGGCGACGTCGCTGCCAATCGTCGCTCTGACCGCCCACGCCATGGCCAACGAAAAGCGCGCGCTGTTGCAGAGCGGGATGGATGACTACCTGACCAAACCGATCAGCGAACGCCAGCTTGCGCAGGTGGTGTTGAAATGGACCGGGCTGGCGTTGCGCAATCAGGCACCGGAGCGGCACGTCGAATTTGCCCAGAACGGCCTCAACCTGCAGGTGCTCGATCACGAGGAAGGGCTGCGCCTGGCGGCGGGTAAAGCCGACCTGGCGGCGGACATGCTGGCCATGCTGCTGGCTTCTCTGGCCACCGACCGGGAAGCGATCCGTAACGCCCGCGAGGCCAAGGATACCGTTGCGCTGATTGAACGCGTGCATCGTTTGCACGGTGCGACCCGTTACTGCGGCGTTCCGCAACTGCGCGCGGCGTGCCAGCGCAGCGAAACCCTGCTCAAACAGGATTCTGCCGACAGCGACAAGGCGCTGGACGAGTTGGAGAAGGCGATCAGCCGGCTTGAGACCGAGGCCCGCGTGACGGCTTGATCTGGGTCATCGTGTTCGGTTTTTTAATGGATAGACTGTGGGGTTTCGGTGGTGGATCAGGATGAATAGCGAGTGCTGAAGGGCCCTGTTCGCCAGCAAGCCGGCTCCTACAGTGGATTGGCGTTAGCTTCATATTCCGCGTCCGCCGCCACGTCTGTAGGAGCCGGCTTGCTGGCGAACGCGGTGTGTCAGGCGATGGCGATGTGGCTGGCAGATCGCGGTGTATTAAGCGATGCCGATGGCGCTGACGAATCGCGGTGTATCAGGCAATTACGATGGCGCTCACAGCACGTATTCGCGGGCAAGCGCGCTCCTACAGTGGCTTTGGGTCATCCCCCAATTTCGCGTCCGCCGCCACGTCCGTAGGAGCCGGCTTGCTGGCGAACGCGGTGTATCAGGCGATGACGAAGGCGCGAACAGATCGCGGTGTATCAGGCAATTACGATGGCGCTGACAGCACGTATTCGCGGGCAAGCGCGCTCCTACAATGGGTTTGGGTCAGCCCCCAATTTCGCGTCCGCCGCCACGTCCGTAGGAGCCGGCTTGCTGGCGAACGCGGTGGGTCAGGCAATGACGAAGGCGCGAACAGATCGCGGTGTATCAGGCAATGGCAATGGCGCTGAGAAATCGTATTCGCGGGCAAGCGCGCTACTACAGTGGGTTGGGTGACCGCCCCAACGCGTTCGAATCCAAGGCCCATCTTTTGAGGAGCAACCATGCGTACGCTTATCTACAGCAGCCAAACCTACGACCGCGAGAGCTTCCTGGCCGCGCAGGTCCCGGCGGACATCGAACTGCACTTCCAGCCCGCGCGGTTGACGCTGGACACCGTGGCGCTGGCCGAGGCGTATGAGGTGGTCTGCGCGTTTATCAATGACGACCTGAGCGCGCCCGTGCTTGAGCAACTGGCCGCTGGCGGCACCCGGCTCATCGCCTTGCGCTCGGCAGGTTTCAACCACGTCGACCTTGCTGCCGCCCAGCGTCTGGGCCTGAGCGTCGTTCGGGTGCCCGCCTACTCTCCCCATGCGGTGGCCGAGCATGCGGTGGCGTTGATCCTGTCGCTGAACCGCCACCTGCACCGCGCCTGTAACCGGACCCGCGACGGCGATTTCAGCCTCCACGGCCTGACCGGTTTCGACCTGGTGGGCAAGACCGTCGGCGTGGTCGGCACCGGACAGATTGGCGCCACTTTCGCGCGCATCATGGCGGGCTTCGGCTGCAAACTGCTGGCCTACGACCCTTACCCCAACCCGCAAGTCGAGGCGCTGGGCGCGCGCTATCTGCCCCTCGACGCCTTGCTCGCCGAAGCGCACATCATCAGTTTGCACTGCCCGCTCAACGACGACACCCGGCACTTGATCAACCCCGCGTCGCTATCACGCATGCAGCGTGGCGCGATGCTGATCAACACCGGACGCGGCGCGCTGGTCAACACGCCGGCATTGATCGACGCGCTGAAAACCGGCCAGCTGGGGTACCTGGGGCTCGACGTCTACGAAGAAGAAGCCCAGCTGTTTTTCGAAGACCGTTCGGACCTGCCGCTGCAGGACGATGTGCTCGCCCGCCTGCTGACATTCCCTAACGTGGTGGTCACCGCCCATCAGGCGTTTCTCACCCGTGAAGCACTGGGCGCCATTGCTCAGACAACGCTGGATAACATCAGCGGCTGGGCGACCGGTAGCCCGCAGAATCAGGTGTAGCCCGTCATTCCCGACTGCGCTCGTCCTGACGCAATCCGTTGCAGGCACACGCTGCGGCGCGGCAGATCAGCGCGGTCGTCTGCCGCGCGGCTGCGAGAACCCCGCCGCTAAGTGTTAGCATGCGCGCCTATTTGGAGACCCCCATGGCCGAACACGATTTTCGCTACAGCATGCTCACCCCTCAACACACCCTGATCGAATGCCGCAGCCTGGCCGTCGGTCGTTACCAAGTGACCGGCAACGGCGGCTCAATCAAGCCCGACGACGTTCTATTGGTCACCGTCAAAGGCAGCAAAGAGCTGTTCATGCGCCTGAACGTGGAAAAAGTCCGTCACCTGATCAACCCCACCGGCCAATGGGTGGCCGTGGCCAACGGCCCGGCGTTTACCGAGCTGGCGATTCACACCTGGAAGGTCAACTGCAACGACTGCGGCAAAGAGCGTGATATCGAATTCATGGTCGATGGCAAAGACGGCAAAAAAGCCCTGAAGCCCGCCGCCACTGCGCGCATTCAGGAGCTGGGCTGGAAGGTCGTGGGCGAGAACCACCTTTGCCCTGCCTGCGCGAAGAAAGCCGCATGAAATCGCTGTTGCTCACATTGCTCGCAGCCGTGCTGATAAGCGGCTGTGCCAGCGAGCCTTCACCTCTCAAGCAGGACCACGGCTACGTGCTGGAATGGATAGGCGAGCGTCCGTTGATCGACAACAGCCACCTGACCATGACCCTGGGCAACGACGGCCGCGCTTACGGCAACGCCGGCTGCAACCACTGGTTCGCGCCTTACCAATTGCAGGGCGAGACCCTGAGCTTCGGCCCGGTCGGCAGCACCCGCAAAATGTGCGCGCCGGCATTGATGGAGCAGGAGCATCGCTTCCTTGAAGCGCTGGGCAAGGTTCAGCGATGGGACATCTCGCCCATCGAGCAATTGCGCCTGTGGCCTGCCCAGGGCAAACCGTTGCGGTTTTGGCTGGAAGAGAACTGACTGCATCCGGACTCACGAATGCGCGCCGCGTGAGTCACCGGGTCGCCGGCAACGGCTGGAATTCCCCGCGCTCCAAACTCTGCACCCGGTTGCCCATGGCGTCCGTTGCATTGAGATCCGCACCTTTGGCGGCCAGTGCCTCAAGAATGTCTTTGCGATGAAACAGCGCCGCGTACATGGCGGCGGTCTGACCGGCGTTATTGCGTTGATCGGCCGCGCAGTCAGCGGCGACCAGTTGCCGAGCGATGCTGAGCTCGCCTTTGAAGATCGCCCCCATCAAGGCCGTGTTGCCCCTTAGATCCTTGGCGCAGGGATCGGCACCCGCATTCAGCAGTTGAGTAACGACCGCTTGTTGCCCGTGGTAAGCGGCGAGAATCAGAGCGGTGTAGCCTTTTTCGTCCTGTACGTTCAGATCGAACCTGGCATTGACGAACTCGCTGAGCATGTCCTGGCGGCCGTCTCGGGCGGCCTGAAAGAACAGCTCCCTGAGCTGCGCCTGGGTGTCGGCGGCGGTGCCGGTATCAGACGGACTGGCGTGGGCCATGCCCGCCGTCAGACACAGCAGCAACGCATACAGGGTTCTGCGCATGTGATGTCCTCCACAAGGTAATCGGTTCCAAAAGCCTCGGCCCGCCTTGCACGCGGGCCGAGGGGGTCGGTCAGTCCTGCAGTGCCGCGGCCAGTTGCTTGACCTTGGCCAGATCACCCTTGGCAACCTTGGCTACGCCGGTGCCGTATTCCGGGTCAGCCTTGTAGAGGAACGACAGCATGATGTTCTTGCTTTCGGCATCGGTCGTCGCCAGCGATTCACCAAAACTCTGAATCAGGTCCTTGCGGTCCTTCTCGCTATAGGAACGGTACAAGTCGCCCGCCTGCTTGAAGTTCTGCTCTTTCTGGATTTTGGCTTGCTGGGTGCTGCCGGACAACGGCAGTTGGCTGTAGCGCGCCTCTTCCACCGCTGGACGCGGGTTGAGTCGGCTTGGCTCGTAGTTCACGCCAGTGGTGGTGTGCCCGGTATTGAGCGGCCCGTCCTGGTTGCCGTTGTTGACCTTCACCCGTGGCGCGTTGATCGGCAGGCTCAGCACATTCGGGCCCACG encodes the following:
- a CDS encoding 2-hydroxyacid dehydrogenase, with amino-acid sequence MRTLIYSSQTYDRESFLAAQVPADIELHFQPARLTLDTVALAEAYEVVCAFINDDLSAPVLEQLAAGGTRLIALRSAGFNHVDLAAAQRLGLSVVRVPAYSPHAVAEHAVALILSLNRHLHRACNRTRDGDFSLHGLTGFDLVGKTVGVVGTGQIGATFARIMAGFGCKLLAYDPYPNPQVEALGARYLPLDALLAEAHIISLHCPLNDDTRHLINPASLSRMQRGAMLINTGRGALVNTPALIDALKTGQLGYLGLDVYEEEAQLFFEDRSDLPLQDDVLARLLTFPNVVVTAHQAFLTREALGAIAQTTLDNISGWATGSPQNQV
- a CDS encoding META domain-containing protein gives rise to the protein MKSLLLTLLAAVLISGCASEPSPLKQDHGYVLEWIGERPLIDNSHLTMTLGNDGRAYGNAGCNHWFAPYQLQGETLSFGPVGSTRKMCAPALMEQEHRFLEALGKVQRWDISPIEQLRLWPAQGKPLRFWLEEN
- a CDS encoding ankyrin repeat domain-containing protein gives rise to the protein MRRTLYALLLCLTAGMAHASPSDTGTAADTQAQLRELFFQAARDGRQDMLSEFVNARFDLNVQDEKGYTALILAAYHGQQAVVTQLLNAGADPCAKDLRGNTALMGAIFKGELSIARQLVAADCAADQRNNAGQTAAMYAALFHRKDILEALAAKGADLNATDAMGNRVQSLERGEFQPLPATR